A window of the Brassica oleracea var. oleracea cultivar TO1000 chromosome C1, BOL, whole genome shotgun sequence genome harbors these coding sequences:
- the LOC106341447 gene encoding serine carboxypeptidase-like 15: MGSWILKSLLLKLLVVLIQNHADGGSIVRYLPGFEGPLPFQLETGYIGVGEGEEDQLFYYFIKSERNPEEDPLLVWLAGGPGCSSFSGLVYENGPLGFKVETYNGSIPSLASTTYSWTKVANIIYLDQPVGTGFSYSRNQLSDTPSDTEAAKRVNEFLRKWLVKHPEYFSNPLYVAGNSYSGIVIPAIVQEISNGNDICCEPQINLKGYLLGNPLTDSVLDGNARIPFAHGKALISDELYDSMKRSCGGNYFNVFPLNTECLKLVEEFKQCVFRIYEELILASNCDPKSADCYTYRYSLSEYWANNESVRRALKVVKGTTGKWKRCDYNMRCPHDIISSIPYHVNNSIKGYRSLIFSGDHDMTIPYVATQAWIRSLNYSITEKWRPWMILDKVAGYTKTYANKMTFATVKGGGHTLEYKPEENSIMFKRWISGQPL; this comes from the exons ATGGGTTCTTGGATACTCAAGTCTCTGCTGCTAAAACTTCTAGTAGTGTTGATTCAGAATCATGCTGATGGAGGTTCCATCGTCAGATATCTTCCTGGTTTTGAAGGCCCTCTTCCTTTTCAGCTTGAAACCGG GTACATAGGTGTTGGTGAGGGAGAGGAAGATCAGTTGTTCTACTACTTCATTAAATCAGAGAGGAACCCAGAAGAAGATCCTCTTCTTGTCTGGCTAGCTGGAGGACCTGGCTGCTCTTCTTTCTCTGGCCTTGTTTATGAGAATG GACCACTTGGTTTTAAGGTGGAGACATACAATGGAAGTATCCCATCCTTGGCCTCTACTACATATTCATGGACTAAG GTGGCGAATATAATATATTTGGACCAGCCTGTTGGGACTGGCTTCTCATACTCAAGAAATCAACTATCTGATACACCAAGTGACACTGAAGCAGCTAAACGGGTCAATGAGTTTCTTCGTAAG TGGCTAGTCAAGCATCCTGAATATTTCTCTAATCCTCTCTATGTCGCCGGAAACTCTTATTCCGGTATAGTCATTCCGGCCATCGTTCAAGAAATCTCAAATG GAAATGACATATGCTGCGAACCTCAAATAAATCTCAAG GGCTACTTGCTTGGAAACCCGTTAACAGACAGTGTTCTTGATGGGAACGCTCGCATTCCATTTGCTCATGGAAAGGCACTCATCTCTGATGAGCTATATGAC TCAATGAAGAGAAGCTGTGGAGGAAATTATTTCAACGTGTTTCCTCTTAACACAGAATGCTTGAAACTCGTTGAAGAGTTCAAGCAG TGTGTTTTTAGAATATATGAAGAACTTATCCTAGCATCAAACTGTGATCCAAAATCTGCTGATTGCTAT ACGTATCGGTATTCCTTATCAGAATACTGGGCTAATAACGAGAGCGTACGCAGAGCACTTAAAGTGGTGAAG GGGACTACAGGGAAATGGAAACGATGTGACTATAATATGCGGTGCCCTCATGACATTATAAGCAGCATACCATACCATGTGAATAACAGCATCAAAGGCTATCGATCTCTCATCTTCAG CGGTGATCACGATATGACAATCCCTTATGTTGCAACGCAAGCATGGATAAGGTCACTCAACTATTCCATTACTGAGAAATGGAGGCCATGGATGATACTTGATAAAGTCGCTGGATACACCAAGACTTATGCTAATAAGATGACATTTGCTACTGTGAAG GGAGGTGGGCACACGTTGGAGTATAAACCAGAGGAAAATTCAATCATGTTCAAGAGGTGGATAAGTGGTCAACCTCTCTGA
- the LOC106337955 gene encoding serine carboxypeptidase-like 15, with amino-acid sequence MEIKLLLLLVLELLPLVFIKHACSRSTVRYLPGFQSPLPFELETGYIGVGEAEEDQLFYYFIKSERNPEEDPLLIWLSGGPGCSSLSGLLFENGPLSFNIESDNGDIPSLVSTTYSWTKVANIIYLDQPAGTGFSYSRNPLADIPSDIRSAKLVNEFVHNWLAKHPEYYSNPFYVTGNSYSGIVVPAIVQEISNENGLCCKPLVNLQGYVLGNPVTDFDNNDNWRIPFAHGMALISDENYQLLRRSCRGNYIIADPLNTDCLKSVKEFENCVSGLDVTYILGLKYVNASDPYVSNPSEHRMSVQSNCWANDESVRRALHVEKGSIGEWLRCYREIPYKFDIRSSVPYHKNNSIQGYRSLIFSGDHDMYVPFLATQDWIRSLNYSIIDDWRPWMIHNQVAGYTRTYANNMTFATVKGGGHTMVYKPEECSVMFERWINGQPL; translated from the exons ATGGAGATCAAGTTGCTACTGCTTCTTGTTCTTGAGCTTCTTCCTCTTGTGTTCATTAAGCATGCTTGTTCAAGATCTACCGTCAGATATCTCCCTGGTTTCCAAAGCCCTCTTCCTTTCGAGCTTGAAACAGG GTACATAGGTGTTGGTGAGGCAGAGGAAGACCAGTTGTTTTACTACTTCATCAAATCTGAGAGAAACCCAGAAGAAGACCCTCTGCTTATCTGGTTAAGTGGAGGACCTGGCTGCTCTTCTCTCTCTGGCCTTCTTTTTGAGAATG GGCCTCTGTCTTTCAACATTGAGTCTGACAATGGAGATATCCCATCATTGGTCTCTACTACATATTCATGGACTAAG GTGGCGAATATAATCTATTTGGATCAGCCTGCTGGGACTGGCTTCTCTTACTCAAGAAACCCACTTGCTGATATACCAAGTGACATAAGATCAGCAAAGTTGGTCAATGAGTTTGTTCATAAT TGGCTAGCTAAGCATCCTGAGTATTATTCAAATCCTTTCTATGTCACCGGAAACTCTTACTCCGGTATAGTGGTTCCGGCCATCGTTCAAGAAATCTCAAATG AAAATGGTTTATGTTGTAAACCTCTAGTAAATCTTCAG GGTTACGTGCTGGGAAATCCTGTAACAGATTTTGATAATAATGATAACTGGCGCATTCCATTTGCTCATGGAATGGCTCTGATCTCTGATGAAAACTACCAG CTTCTGAGGAGAAGTTGTAGAGGAAACTATATTATAGCGGATCCTCTTAACACAGATTGCTTGAAATCCGTTAAAGAGTTTGAGAAT TGTGTTTCTGGATTAGATGTAACATATATTCTAGGACTAAAGTATGTAAACGCATCTGATCCGTATGTAAGCAATCCCTCCGAGCATCGCATGTCTGTGCAGTCTAACTGTTGGGCCAATGATGAGAGTGTGCGCAGAGCTCTTCATGTGGAGAAG GGGAGTATAGGAGAATGGTTAAGATGTTATCGTGAAATACCTTACAAATTTGACATTAGAAGCAGCGTACCATACCATAAAAACAACAGCATCCAAGGATACCGATCTCTCATCTTCAG TGGTGATCACGACATGTACGTACCTTTTCTTGCAACTCAAGACTGGATAAGATCACTCAACTATTCCATTATTGATGACTGGAGGCCGTGGATGATTCACAATCAAGTCGCTGG ATACACAAGGACTTATGCTAATAATATGACATTTGCCACTGTGAAA GGAGGCGGGCACACGATGGTGTATAAACCTGAGGAGTGCTCTGTCATGTTCGAGAGATGGATTAATGGCCAGCCTCTGTAA